The Daphnia pulicaria isolate SC F1-1A chromosome 12, SC_F0-13Bv2, whole genome shotgun sequence genome segment AGTTTTGGGGGTGTTGGGTTAATTTCAAAGACAACACAACATTCAATCGATGTTGTTCGTATTCGGTATTCGGCACGCACAGCCTAGCGGCAGATGAATGAACTATCAAGCAGAAGACTTAAATCTTCAGTCTTCACATCTGCTATTCTGCTTAAcattaattgatttgattgactGTTGAAAACAACACATCCAAGACGATCGCTCAACGAAATATACTTTATTTCGCTTTTTTAAAGAGTTGAAGAAATATATTTCCAGTGATTTTTAGACTTGGTTGACTCTTACACAAAGAATGGAAAACGAGACGAATTTTAAATCTCTGGACGATCTGTGGACTCGGAATTTGTTGGTCATGTATAATAATCAATGTCACGCAGATGTAACTTTAATTtgtgaagggaaaaaaattttggttcATCGTTCGGTTCTCGCTTCACTCAGTCCTTTGTTTAGCCAGTTGTTATTGGGCTGTGATTCCCATGTTGAGCCTGTCATCATGCTTGAAGGATTCAGGTAATAGAATTAGCATTTGaaacttattaaaaaataaccatctttacCTTTTCCCATTCAATAGTTACAAAGTTATGGTCTGCTTGGTTAATTACCTTTACAATGGGATTGCTGAAGGATCATTAGTCGACTTGGTGACAGTGAGCCAATATGCCAAAGAACTTAAAGTGAAAGGTCTTGTAAAATTGCATGGGAAAGAACAATTCCAAGTGGAaatattagaaaagaaaaaggttgagGAACAGCTGCAAAAGCTGCAGTCACATGAATGTGATTCTGATTCAAGCTCAGATGAGGATGAAGATCTTCAAATAATTTATGAAAATGTTCAAGAATCTCTTcccataaaaacaaatgattcttcatcagaaatCAACTCTAAAAGGAAAAGACAGATCTCCCAGTGCTCTACACACGCTGAAAAGAAGATTATTTTAGAGCCAAttccaggtaaaaaaatacaattttattaCCAGTCTATATAGCGATCACAAATTTGTATATTTTCTTTATGGCAGAATCATCAAATTTATCCGCTATTCCGGTAAAAGCCCTCAAGTGCTCTATTTGTAAAGAGACATTTAATGCAAAAACAGAGTTAAGAAGTCATCTTGGAAGTCATCATTCCGAGCAGCTGACTTGTAGCATCTGTGGAAAATTGTTTACCTCGCGCATTACTTTAAAGAGACATTTAACGAGGCACATTTCTTCACTGGATGGCCTCCTTGGTTCGTTGTCACAGTGCCAACTTCATCTAAACGAGACGTCAGATAACATCGCCAATTGActtgtaacttaacttctagtAAAGATGATCAACCataactgtaaaatttttattgcaattCTCCTTTTGGCTTTTGGCCTATTGCACCAATATCCGTCTCTCAAGTAAGCATGCTATTTTCGATATTTTGTCTGTGCACTTtacattattttgaataaCTTAAATTGATTGCATTTGCTATTGAGTTCTGTGGGCTGATAAGATTTGATAAAGATTTTctgataattaataatttaaaaagtcAATCGTTATGCATAATTGCGTATTTTTGTACGACGCCGTCTGGTGGCTGAAGCTCACGATGCAATACAATATAACAACAGTTTTGAAGTAAACAAAGTCACAGAGAAGGACCACAAGATAAAGACCATTCGGTCTTTATCTGTGACAAAAGGCTGGCGGTAATATTTACTCCttaaatattatatttacCATCTTCAaactttgttttaacaagcgatctcccactcaaccggaccgttttggtggaggtacttttcggatcgtaatccggaaaaggactttacaaatccggactaggtctattctgttcagaatcgcatggcgattccaatggaattaagtccggatttttatcttttcccgttcacgagataatcacggttgaaaatcgtgaaatatcacgaaaacccaaagtctccccctccgactatatcgcttttagccgtatattcggcttatacaaaaaaactaatttatacaaaatgtagccctttcatccctttttcagaatccaaaaggattttctataattctgtaagatgtccgagatatcacgattttcgtgatacccccatttcgacatatttttcaagcattttattcggcgttgccgatttccgtatatgtgacttcgcccccactccttcgctttttccattgtttcctatgtatcaagtcccatctgtatcgatatacaaggccttgatacataggaaacagggaaaaagggaaggagtggacagaaaagggggcgaaaagcacatatacggcaatcggcaacgccgaatgaaatgcttgaaaaatatgtcgaaatgggggtatcacgaaaatcgtgatatctcggacatcttacagaattatagaaaatccttttggattctgaaaaagggatgaaagggctacattttgtatcaattagtttttttgtataagccgaatatacggctaaaagcgatatagtcggagggggagactttgggttttcgtgatatttcacgattttcaaccgtgattatctcgtgaacgggaaaagataaaaatccggacttaattccattggaatcgccatgcgattctgaacagaatagacctagtccggatttgtaaagtccttttccggattacgatccgaaaagtacctccaccaaaacggtccggttgagtgggagatcgcttgttaaaaaagttttgaaattgcAATAATGTCTCAGAGATATTTTGAAAGTGTCACACACGCTAATGTATATGCTAAATTTCGCCCATGTCCGCCAAAGCAGCTTGGAAATAGAATAATTAACTATCTTAAAGAAAAGGTAACTTAAAAGTCTTAgcgtttgaattttgacccaGAGCAGTGACTAAATTGAGGATACATGAAATTCCTGTTTCATGTTTTGCAGTATGAAGGGGAGCTAAGCCTTTGTTTGGACGCTGGGTGCGGAAATGGCCAGAGCAGCAACCTATTCTCATCAGATTTCAAAAAGGTGGTTGCAACAGACGTGAGTTCTGCTCAAGTCACTGTTGCAAAGACTATGAATCATCCATCCAACATTGAATTTCTGTAACATGATTGAagcattaattatttaaacaaacaaccaacaaaatgaattttttatttagggtAAGCCCTGCTGAACAAATTCCTGCTAAAGAAGGATCAGTGCAAATTGTCAGTTCTAGCCAAGCATGCCATTGGTTTGATCTACCccagttttttaaagaaactaAAAGAGTGCTTTGTTCAAATGGCATTGTGGCCTTGTCAGGATACACATTTCCTAAATTTATACATCCAACCAAAGAACAAGACTTTCAAAGGGCTTTTGATTTGGTACTAGATCTAATAATTTATGGTAGTCTCATTGTCTTGGACTAtaatctttctttcttgttctgGAAATAGCTTTATTACCAAAGAACAGGCCCTTATTGGGGAAGTGGTCGTGAACTCGTAGATAACGAATATTCTAATATAGTGCTTCCGTTTGAAGATTTCATAAGGTATCCTATGTTTTAATGCTCCAGAATTTACTTGAATGAATCTTGAaatacttaatttttttcatgtacATTTAGAGAAGAATTTTGGACAGAGGAAACCAGAACAACCATTTCAGAGTTTGTTGGGTACATTACTACTTGGTCTGGTTACCAGAATTACTGCAAAAACCATGGAGCCCAAGCAGGAGAAGAAATTTTAACTGAATTTACATCAAGGTATCAAATTACATTGCTGCTTAAGTATTATTGTTCATCCCAACacctttcttttgtgtgtctgaCATTTGGTGACAGCTGCCTGAAAGCCTATGAGAACAATGAAGACGAGGGGCAGTTTACAATAAgacgtaaatattttttgctgATGGGGCgcaaaggaaaagaataatgTCGAAAAAGTCAATAAACCAAGGATGCTGACATATGTTccatgaaaagaaataaaatagtttGATGTTGAAACATTGATTTGGTGGGTTCAATACTTCAATATAAAGGGAAATGCAACTGCAAGCTTAAACCATACAACTTTGTTTGAAGTTGAAAGTGAATGTTTATGTAACCGTGATGACCTTTCATCCGGATCTGTCTCCTATGCCCCTATCCTATCTGAGTACTCGGTACACTCTGAAGGAACAGAAAACGTAAACAATTAAAGGGAATTCTTCGCATTTCGCCTGTCAGTTGTTTTCTGTTAGTTCCTGAAACATCCGTTAGTATGAATCGTCGCATAGTCGCTGGCCTTTTTCTTTGGTCGTTTTCCCCGCTAGAGCGATCATTCGGACGCCATTTTCAGGGGAGGGGAAAAATCACATTCTGGAAAAGAAGTCCGTCAAAGAGACTTGTTAAGCAGTGTTTCACCCTATATACATTCGCAAAGCGACCAGTGTTAAATAAGTTTTGCGTTCATGAAGGTCAGAATCCGTTCCAGCGTGTACGCCAAGGCAGATTGCCTGAACTTATGGTTGAACAATAACTTCAAAATTTGAGCAAGAGGGGCCCCACTTCAGCTCAGGCACCTGTGCCACTGCTATGGCACCAGTAGTGAACGCTCCCAATTCTGATAATTAAATAGAATTGGTCGTTTGAAACCCCGTCCTACCACTATCTGCATAAAAGTGCTGTGAAGTTTCTGGCAAGATGTCAAAGTGATTCCAGTTGGTTGCCGGAAACCCCCATTAATCAGCTGGAATCTTGATGGAGACGGTAAGATCTCTCCCACTGCCATCTCACAGCCCTGCAGCTAGCAGTCCAAGAGTCAACACAATGCCATCCAGTTATGGACAGACTCCAACCAGGCTGCCCTCTCAATCTACTTCGGGACCATTACCGATTGCTCACATTGGAAGGTATCAAATCTAGGTTAAATTGAAAACACGAGGAACCGGAGAGATGATGCCATTGTAGTTCtgattccttttcttcttgtagACCTCCTGTTCGACCTATGCTGGATGGATCACCATACAAAATGAGGTCCATGCCTGTGACAGCTGGAGTCAACAGTggcttgagtctggtgccatCAGCTCATTTATTGCAAACGAGTCACGTAGGTCCGGCTACCGAACCTGTTACGCCTCCTCCACCTCAGGTCTCCCACTCGAACTTGTCGCAGGTGGCCCGTGCACATCCGTACGCTGCCGCTCTCCCTGCGGCCCCATTGCCTCCAAACAGCAGCGCCATGGAACGTTATTCTTCTGGCCAGTCATCGATGCCTTCATCATCGGGGATTTATTCCAGTTCGCCCACTTATAGTAGGGCCGAGCCCGCTGTTTTCCCTTTGCGATCGCCACCCGATCGTTCTGGGGAATTCCGTAGACGTCTAACCCTTTTGCCATACTCCGGACTGTCACCCATGGACTATGGCGGAGGTCCACCTGGGCTGAGTGGCCCTGGACCAGGAGGTGGAGGCAACAGCGGCGTTGGTGTTGTTAGTGGTGCTGCTTTAGGGGGTAGTAGCGGAGGAAACAGTGGAAGACATCATACCCTGACTGGACACCCTTCTCAGATGGCATATTCAACAGCTCCTATGGAATCCTATCGTGAACCGTTGATGTTGCCCATTGCCCCAGCCGTGGCTAGCGCGAACGAATCTGCGCACAAAAAGTTGCGCATCAATGATGGCGAGCCACTGTTAATGAAAGCCACTTTGTCCCAGCCGTTGCGAATCGACACGCGGCCCGTTTCGGCTTTGGCGCCTTTGAATACAGGCCCTCAGGTTGTACCCGTGCATCGCGAGTCACAACCAGCCTACATCCCACAGGTAGAAGCCATCAGCCCAACTCTTCCTGGTGATGGCGAGGACCCGCTCAAAAGGGACGATTCACCTTTACGTTCCACCAAAGATGAACTTTTAAAGCAAATCACAAAGGTAATGAATGAATCTactgaagaatgaagaaattttgacataatgtttctcttctttctgtaTAGGTGGATGGTGAAATAGCGAAGGTGGAAAATAACATtaccaaattgaaaaagaagcaaCAAGATCTAGAAGAGGCCGCCAAGAAGCCTCCGCCGGAGCATGGTGAATTAAGAACACAAGGAACAGGACCCAAGAACCAAAGCGTCGCTCAGCTTATCTACGCTGAGAACCGTCGGAAAGCGGGCGAGGCGCACAAGATGCTTGCGTCGTTGGGTCCAGCAATAGACCTTCCTCTCTACCACCAGCCGTCCGACACAGCCGTGTACTTACGCAATCGGACGCAGTTTCAGGCTTTTCGGCCGAGGTTGTTGAAGTTTTTACGGCGTcgccaaaaagagaaagagggtCGCCACCGCTATCTGATGAAGACTTACAACAAATGGATGAACGAGTGGGGCAAGCGAGTTAGCGACCTTGAGAAGGCCAACAACGTCCCTTCCGTTGTAGCCACCGGGGCAACTGTTGCTGCAACGACGACTGTTGCAATTACCTCGGCTGGCAGCAGCACATCAACTGCTGCTCCTACTGCATCCGGCGTTACGGTAATGTTGTTcataaaaaagttgtttctttCGAGATGATCGAAATTGACATTTTCCCTCGTTGATTTCCTCTCAATTAAAGCAGCCAAACTCGGTCTTTGGACGGAAGAAGGAGCGAGAGTTTTATGAGAAGGTATTCCCAGAGTTGCGTAAACAAAGGGAAGATCGGGAAAGGTTCAGCCGAGTGGGATCGCGAATTAAATCGGACGCAGATCTGGAGGAGATAA includes the following:
- the LOC124316470 gene encoding protein tramtrack, beta isoform-like isoform X2 produces the protein MENETNFKSLDDLWTRNLLVMYNNQCHADVTLICEGKKILVHRSVLASLSPLFSQLLLGCDSHVEPVIMLEGFSYKVMVCLVNYLYNGIAEGSLVDLVTVSQYAKELKVKGLVKLHGKEQFQVEILEKKKVEEQLQKLQSHECDSDSSSDEDEDLQIIYENVQESLPIKTNDSSSEINSKRKRQISQCSTHAEKKIILEPIPESSNLSAIPVKALKCSICKETFNAKTELRSHLGSHHSEQLTCSICGKLFTSRITLKRHLTRHISSLDGLLGSLSQCQLHLNETSDNIAN
- the LOC124316470 gene encoding protein tramtrack, beta isoform-like isoform X1, with the protein product MENETNFKSLDDLWTRNLLVMYNNQCHADVTLICEGKKILVHRSVLASLSPLFSQLLLGCDSHVEPVIMLEGFSYKVMVCLVNYLYNGIAEGSLVDLVTVSQYAKELKVKGLVKLHGKEQFQVEILEKKKVEEQLQKLQSHECDSDSSSDEDEDLQIIYENVQESLPIKTNDSSSEINSKRKRQISQCSTHAEKKIILEPIPMAESSNLSAIPVKALKCSICKETFNAKTELRSHLGSHHSEQLTCSICGKLFTSRITLKRHLTRHISSLDGLLGSLSQCQLHLNETSDNIAN
- the LOC124316603 gene encoding putative methyltransferase DDB_G0268948, whose protein sequence is MNHPSNIEFLVSPAEQIPAKEGSVQIVSSSQACHWFDLPQFFKETKRVLCSNGIVALSGYTFPKFIHPTKEQDFQRAFDLLYYQRTGPYWGSGRELVDNEYSNIVLPFEDFIREEFWTEETRTTISEFVGYITTWSGYQNYCKNHGAQAGEEILTEFTSSCLKAYENNEDEGQFTIRRKYFLLMGRKGKE